The following coding sequences are from one Acidimicrobiales bacterium window:
- a CDS encoding VOC family protein: MPSIDGVNHITLTVTDVERSRQWYESVLGFRALNVLEIGDYRMVVLGDPRSGTVIALNRAGAEGETFDETRAGLDHVSFAVRDTDELRSWRAHLEQLGVPHSPMAEDPFGLVLVFRDPDNIQLELFAPFRPGATTGGAVLEPPPDR, from the coding sequence ATGCCGAGCATCGACGGGGTCAACCACATCACGCTCACCGTCACCGACGTCGAGCGCAGCCGGCAGTGGTACGAGTCGGTGCTCGGCTTCCGCGCCCTCAACGTCCTCGAGATCGGGGACTACCGCATGGTCGTGCTGGGGGACCCGCGCAGCGGGACGGTGATAGCCCTGAACCGGGCCGGGGCCGAGGGAGAGACGTTCGACGAGACCCGGGCCGGCCTCGACCACGTCAGCTTCGCGGTGCGCGACACCGACGAGCTGCGGAGCTGGCGCGCCCACCTCGAGCAGCTCGGCGTCCCGCACTCGCCGATGGCCGAGGACCCCTTCGGGCTCGTGCTCGTGTTCCGGGACCCGGACAACATCCAGCTGGAGCTGTTTGCCCCCTTCCGGCCGGGGGCCACGACCGGGGGAGCGGTGCTCGAGCCGCCTCCCGATCGCTGA